The following are encoded together in the Clostridium sp. BJN0013 genome:
- a CDS encoding MarR family winged helix-turn-helix transcriptional regulator: MFQSYDEDIGMLTNKTSKKLVHYVNKQLKRFHLTTEQWLVLVNLSKKNRISHKLLAEISDKDQSTLTRILDIMGRKNFIERHASENDRRSFVIHITEDGLNICNKVIPFLEEIFKDILHDISCEELKIYRKVLLQINKNIDYI; encoded by the coding sequence ATGTTTCAATCTTATGATGAAGATATTGGAATGTTGACTAATAAAACTTCCAAAAAATTAGTACATTATGTCAATAAACAATTAAAAAGATTTCATCTAACTACTGAACAGTGGCTGGTACTAGTGAACTTATCTAAAAAGAATAGGATAAGCCACAAACTGTTGGCAGAGATTTCAGATAAAGATCAATCTACATTAACCAGAATACTTGATATAATGGGAAGAAAAAATTTTATTGAAAGACATGCCTCTGAAAATGACAGGCGATCCTTTGTAATACACATAACAGAAGATGGTCTAAACATATGTAATAAAGTTATTCCCTTTTTAGAGGAAATATTTAAGGATATACTTCATGATATATCTTGCGAGGAACTAAAAATATATCGCAAAGTTCTTTTGCAG